A single genomic interval of Gemmatimonadota bacterium harbors:
- a CDS encoding phytanoyl-CoA dioxygenase family protein, protein MLTEQQYLHFKTFGFVVLRQVFTPDELAVINKEFDHGLKAAYRHMPFDGTVRHWVTMMGKSTPFFASLLEDPRLCGVAEQLYGEDALGIATDANRYVGNTGWHPDTHSIHQYGIKFAFYLQPVGPETGALRVIPGSHRDPIHGELRRFISEFDRHKEVPCFVCDSEPGDVVGFDLRLWHASYGGSSDRRMCTCVYYNNPRTPEEIETTRDQGANNSKATAKYNRPNDPPVDPYWLTNPDRSPKRRRWLDRLLELGYYQDMVTDES, encoded by the coding sequence ATGCTGACGGAACAGCAGTACCTTCACTTCAAGACCTTTGGGTTTGTCGTCCTTCGGCAGGTCTTCACGCCGGATGAACTGGCCGTGATCAACAAGGAGTTCGACCACGGCCTGAAAGCAGCCTATCGTCACATGCCCTTCGACGGCACGGTCCGCCACTGGGTCACGATGATGGGGAAATCCACGCCCTTCTTCGCGAGCCTGCTGGAGGATCCCCGGCTCTGTGGAGTCGCCGAACAACTCTACGGCGAGGATGCGCTGGGCATCGCCACCGACGCGAACCGTTACGTGGGCAACACGGGATGGCATCCGGATACCCACAGCATCCACCAGTACGGCATCAAGTTCGCATTCTACCTGCAACCCGTTGGACCGGAAACCGGAGCGCTGCGCGTCATCCCGGGATCGCACCGCGACCCCATTCACGGCGAGCTGAGACGGTTCATTTCCGAATTCGACCGCCACAAGGAAGTGCCCTGTTTCGTCTGCGACTCGGAACCGGGCGACGTGGTGGGATTCGACCTTCGGTTGTGGCACGCCAGCTACGGGGGCTCAAGCGACCGGCGCATGTGCACCTGCGTATACTACAACAATCCGAGGACGCCCGAGGAAATCGAAACCACGAGGGATCAGGGGGCGAACAACAGCAAGGCCACCGCCAAGTACAATCGTCCGAACGATCCGCCGGTCGACCCGTACTGGCTCACAAATCCGGATCGCAGTCCGAAGCGGAGGCGATGGCTGGACCGCCTTCTCGAACTGGGTTATTATCAGGACATGGTCACCGACGAATCATGA
- a CDS encoding polyprenol monophosphomannose synthase has product MKSLIIVPTYNEFDNIRRLLPELMALGPDIRVLVVDDNSPDGTGRLADKLAAENERISVLHRPKKLGLGSAYVAGFKHAIQQDVDCVFEMDADFSHDPAMIPKFIEEIASCDVVIGSRYISGINVVNWPMSRLLLSYFANIYTRVVTGMTIRDTTSGFKCFRREVLEKIDLDNVRSDGYAFQIEMNFRCWRKGYRMREIPIIFVDRRSGTSKLSQGVINEAVWIVWWLRLQRLIRRL; this is encoded by the coding sequence ATGAAATCCCTGATCATCGTCCCCACCTACAACGAATTCGACAACATCCGGCGGCTTCTGCCCGAACTGATGGCGCTCGGACCGGATATCCGGGTGCTCGTGGTGGATGACAACTCGCCGGACGGGACGGGGAGGCTGGCCGATAAACTGGCTGCGGAGAACGAACGGATCAGCGTCCTGCATCGGCCCAAAAAGCTTGGGTTGGGCTCGGCCTACGTGGCGGGATTCAAGCACGCTATCCAGCAGGACGTGGACTGCGTTTTCGAGATGGATGCGGACTTTTCCCACGATCCCGCCATGATCCCTAAGTTCATCGAAGAGATCGCGTCCTGTGACGTCGTGATCGGATCCCGGTACATCAGCGGCATCAACGTGGTGAACTGGCCCATGTCCCGGCTATTACTGAGCTATTTCGCCAATATCTATACCCGCGTGGTCACGGGCATGACGATCCGGGACACCACGTCGGGATTCAAGTGCTTCCGGCGTGAAGTGCTGGAGAAGATCGATCTCGATAATGTCCGGTCCGACGGGTATGCGTTCCAGATCGAGATGAACTTCCGGTGCTGGCGAAAGGGATATCGGATGCGTGAAATCCCCATTATTTTCGTAGACCGGCGATCGGGTACCTCGAAACTCTCCCAGGGTGTGATCAACGAGGCGGTCTGGATCGTCTGGTGGTTGCGCCTGCAGCGCCTGATTCGCCGGCTATAG